From the Acidimicrobiia bacterium genome, one window contains:
- a CDS encoding thiolase family protein produces MTTARGTDDHWEHRCIVSGIGISRVGRRTGRSGLELTVEAAREAIADAGLTPDDIDGVTTVGETPLAEAIPALGLQPTWTGEGGSSVGGSMAGVHNACRAAASGAARHVLVYRSVAMLGGSVMGSDVPSAGTATRDEGRDGPRMMDDLGELLAANAYSATNWIGMHAQRHMHRYGTTREQMGWVAVNARRHAALNPRAIYRAPLTIDDYLAARMISDPLGLYDCDVPVDAACAFVVSAADTAPDRPKPAVRVHAAARVSDPVGGWLRRPDYPRMASADAARELWSRAELGPRDLDFAELYDGFSFLTLVWLEALGICGEGESGAYVEGGQRIGLDGELPLNTYGGQLSAGRMHGHWVLHEACTQLRGEAGPRQVPEHEVTVVSTGGGPYATCMLLTT; encoded by the coding sequence GTGACCACGGCGCGCGGCACAGACGATCACTGGGAGCACCGGTGCATCGTCTCGGGCATCGGCATCTCACGGGTCGGCCGCAGGACCGGTCGCTCGGGACTGGAGCTCACGGTGGAGGCCGCCCGTGAGGCGATCGCGGACGCGGGCCTGACGCCGGACGACATCGACGGCGTCACGACGGTCGGCGAGACGCCACTCGCCGAGGCGATCCCCGCGCTGGGCCTCCAGCCGACGTGGACCGGCGAAGGAGGATCCTCCGTCGGCGGTTCGATGGCCGGCGTCCACAACGCATGCCGCGCCGCGGCGTCGGGCGCGGCGCGGCACGTGCTCGTGTACCGCTCGGTCGCGATGCTCGGCGGCAGCGTGATGGGGAGCGATGTGCCGAGCGCCGGGACGGCGACGCGCGACGAAGGCCGCGACGGCCCCCGCATGATGGACGACCTCGGCGAGCTGCTCGCGGCGAACGCCTACTCGGCCACCAACTGGATCGGCATGCACGCGCAGCGCCACATGCACCGCTACGGCACGACGCGCGAGCAGATGGGCTGGGTCGCGGTCAACGCGAGACGGCACGCGGCGCTGAACCCGCGCGCGATCTACCGCGCGCCACTCACCATCGACGACTACCTCGCGGCGCGCATGATCAGCGATCCGCTCGGGCTCTACGACTGCGACGTCCCGGTCGACGCCGCGTGCGCGTTCGTCGTCTCGGCCGCCGACACTGCGCCCGACCGCCCGAAGCCGGCGGTCCGCGTGCACGCTGCCGCGCGCGTGTCGGACCCTGTCGGTGGCTGGCTGCGGCGGCCGGACTACCCACGGATGGCATCGGCGGACGCGGCAAGAGAGCTGTGGAGTCGCGCCGAGCTCGGGCCACGCGACCTCGACTTCGCCGAGCTCTACGACGGCTTCTCGTTCCTCACGCTCGTGTGGCTCGAGGCCCTCGGGATCTGCGGCGAGGGCGAGTCGGGCGCGTACGTCGAGGGCGGCCAACGGATCGGCCTCGACGGGGAGCTCCCGCTGAACACCTACGGCGGGCAGCTCTCGGCGGGGCGCATGCACGGCCACTGGGTACTGCACGAGGCGTGCACGCAGTTGCGCGGAGAAGCCGGTCCTCGCCAGGTGCCAGAACACGAGGTGACCGTGGTGTCGACGGGCGGCGGACCGTACGCCACGTGCATGCTCCTCACCACCTGA